The segment GACAGTCCTCCTCCCGGCACGACGCAGTGCAGGTGGGGGTGCGGCTGCAAGGTCTGTCCCCAGGTGTGCAGGATGCTGAGAAATCCGATCTCCGCACCGAGATGTTTGGGATCGGCCGCCACTTCCAGCAAGGTGGCCGCCGCGGCCTCGAATAAGAGGGTGAACAGGACCTTCTTATTCTGCCAGACCAGCGGCACGAGCGTGTGCGGGATGCCGAAGACCAGGTGCTAGTAGTCCACCGGCAGGAGTTCCTGTTGCCGCTGGTGCAGCCACTTTTCCCGCGCATTGGTCTGACACTTCGGACAATGCCGGTTTCGGCACGAGTTATATGAGATGGCTTGATAGCCGCAGCGTAAGCATTGGTCACGGTGCCCGCCGAGGGCCGCCGTACGGCAGCGCACGATAGCCGTGAGCACTTTGACCTGCGCCCACGTCAGCGAATGGCGATAG is part of the Terriglobia bacterium genome and harbors:
- a CDS encoding transposase zinc-binding domain-containing protein, whose protein sequence is MTRPPWEVADVIRKTGSKFLECYRHSLTWAQVKVLTAIVRCRTAALGGHRDQCLRCGYQAISYNSCRNRHCPKCQTNAREKWLHQRQQELLPVDY
- a CDS encoding transposase, whose amino-acid sequence is MPLVWQNKKVLFTLLFEAAAATLLEVAADPKHLGAEIGFLSILHTWGQTLQPHPHLHCVVPGGGLS